TGGTTAAAGAAGCATTACCCGAGCCTTATAACAATAACAGGGACTTAATACCTGACGAGACTTATGTGCTAATAGGATATTATAATTCAAAAGAGCAGCACGATTGGATTGAAAAAACAAGACTTTATAATTTCAGAATGGGTACAGGAAATGGTTCTATTATACTTGATAAAGAAACTGTAAGTTCAAAGTACTTATTACTTCATACCAGAGGTGATAATTCATCAGGCGACTTATGGAAAATTGTGAGTAAGGGACCAAGAGTATATTCAAAAGACGACTTAATGAAAAAAGGCTATCCATCTTCCCCATCGCAAGACAATTATCTTGTAGTTGAAATAGAGCGTGTATTTGATAAGGAGTTTGAAAATACGAATTGGGATTTTAGAAAACTTAGTAATTACTCAACGGGAAATTCTTCAGCATTTCCTTTTACTACAAGTCTAACAGAATTAATGAAGAATAAAGTCAAATAACAGTCACTATTACTAACTATTCACTCTTTAGTAAAGCTTTCTCCTCCATCCACTTCCCTCTTCCCCAACCTTTAATCACATGTTTCTCACTATGGTAAGAAGAGCGTACCAATGGACCGCTTTCTACATAATCGAAACCGAGGTCGTAGCCGATTTCGCGGAGTTCGGCGAATTCGTCGGGGTGCACGAAGCGTTGTACAGGTAAGTGTTTTTTGGTGGGTTGCAGGTATTGTCCGAGGGTGAGTACATCGCAACCAACATTCACGAGGTCTTTCATGCTTTGTACCACTTCTTCTTTGGTTTCACCGAGACCGAGCATCATACCGGTTTTGGTGCGCATTCCGCCTTCTTTGAGCATGCGTAATACATCCAGACTTCGATGGTATTTCGCCTGCACCCTTACCTGTCGGGTCAAACGTTCCACCGTTTCCATGTTATGGCTCACCACCTCAGGGGCCGCATCAATGATGCGTTGTACCTGATCAGCATTGCCCTTAAAATCGGGGATTAATGTTTCAAGGGTGGTATCGGGGTTGAGGTTTTTAACGGCTTTAATGGTGTTGTACCAGATGATCGAACCTCCATCTTTCAGTTCATCACGATCCACACTGGTGAGTACGGCGTGTTTTACTTTCATCAGGTGAATGGCTTCTGCTACACGCTGGGGTTCATCCCAATCCACGGGTGCGGGTCTACCGGTAGCTACGGCACAGAAGCCGCAGCTTCGGGTACATACATTTCCGAGGATCATGAATGTTGCCGTGCCTTCACCCCAACATTCGCCCATATTCGGACAATTGCCACTCTCACAAATGGTATGCAGTTTATGGGTATCTACTAAACCACGAACGTGTTTATAGCTTTCACCAATGGGTAATTTCACACGAAGCCAGGATGGCTTTTGTATCTTGGAACTGGTAGGATCTACTTTCGCAACTACTGGTAACTCTTGCATGTACACCTCTTTTTAACGACAGTTTCCGGACCTGGACTGCCTCTCACTATGAAACAACAAAAATAGGTCACTTTCGTTTACCAAAAGTGAGGGCGACATAGGCGTTGAAAAAGAATGATTTTTCGGGGTTCAGCAGTAAAATGGGCATTTTCTTGGAATAGTATTCGGCATTCAATCCCACCTCGAGGGCTGAGAGTACTTCATTGTAGCGGCCATAATCAAAACGCAGTGCGGTTCTAACGTGTGCTCCGGGTACAAATTTCATTTCTCCAAAGCCTTTGGTGAGTCCACCCCTGCCCAGGATAATGGTGGGGTCGAGGAAGAGATTATCGTTATTATCGTATTTGATCTGCTCCTGGCGGTTGGTGCTGGGGTTTTGGATCTCGATATAATAAGGTTTCAGCATGCCTGCGGTTAATCCACCACCATAGATGGCAGAAACGGCCACGCCATTTTTGTTGCCTTTACCACCGATCAAACGCTGTTCACCGAAACCGAGTTTCAGGTTATAGAAATTATTGCGTTTGCCATAGATATAACTGGAAACAATGAGGAATCCACCGGAAGCACTGATGGTGGGTACTTTTTCTTCTTTGGGATGTTTGTGTTCACCCAATTCAATCCACCATAAACTGGTTTTATTGATGGTTTTGTATTTTCCTCTTTCATAGAACATACCCCATCCATCGGTATTGAATTTAAAACCGAATGCACCTTGTTTGTTATATACGAGGGCTCCTTCTTCTTCCTGTTTGATCATTTGATTGATCTTCTCCTTTCTCTCTGCCTTTTTCCGGGCTTTCTCCATTTGAGCGGGCGATTGTGTACGTTGCTGTGCAACAACAGCCATTGAACTCAGGAGACCCACAACGATGAATAGCTTCTTCACTTCCATTTGATTTGTTACTTGTAAATTTATGGCAAAATTGACGCAATGACTTCACAAATTATTTATAAAGGTGAATTACGTACCATCGCTACCCATCTGCAGAGTGGCACCAGTATTGAAACCGATGCACCTACTGATAACCAGGGTAAAGGTGAACGCTTCTCACCCACTGATCTTGTTGCCACTGCGTTGAGTGCCTGCATGGTTACCACCATGGCCATCAAAGCCCGCACCCTCAACATTGATCTCGATGGCACCCGTGTAGATACGACCAAGATCATGTTAAGTGATCCCCGCAGAATCGGTAAGATCATTGCCCATGTTTATTTTCCACCCACCCTCCAACTCGACGACAAAACCAAAGAACTCCTAGAACGCACCGCCCGCACTTGCCCCGTGGAACGGAGTTTGCATCCGGAGATGGAGTTGGATATGGCGTTTTATTGGGGTTAGGGTTGGGTGCTGGGTACTAGGTACTAGGTACTGGGTGCTGGGTACTTGGTGATGGGTGATGTTTATATTGTTTTACATTACGCTAAGTATTCTTATCAAGCACCTTTTACCTTTTACCTAGTACCTAGTACCCAGTACCCAGCACCCATGACTCATCCTCTCAACAATCTGTTGCCTACGCTACAATCTAAACATCTTTTATTAACACAATATTGGGTGTGAAGTTCGAGGAGGGATTGGGTGTCGAGGGCGCTGCGGTTGGGGATGCCGGCGGATTTCCAGTAGCGGGTGATCTTGTTTTGTTCCGGTGCTAATTGGTAGAGCCAGTGAACCACTTTTTCCTTGTATGGTGTGTTGCCTTTTTCATGTCCATATGCGAATAAGATGGGTACTACTACATTGATCATGAGATGCAGGTTCATTTGCTCGCCCACAAAACGTGGCTCCTGCGATACGGGGTCATCAAAATTGAAATGCATGTTCCAATAGTGACTGGCTTTCACTTGAAATAAACGCATCACTTCTTCTGCAGTATTCATTTGTCTGATCTGATCAAAGAGATGTTCCCGCTGATGCACTAACATCGCCAATTGCGCTAAACGGATGGTCGGAAAAGAAGCAGGTCGCATGCGCAGAAATACCGGACCTCCATCTACTGCCTCCAATGCATATTTCTTTTTCAGGTGACGATGATTACGCAACAATGTTTTTGCATAAGGGTCTTTCAATTCTGCGTGTAAAAGTTTGGCTTGTCCGAATAAGAGTGCTTCTATTTCATCGAGATGATGCCGATGTCTTTTCACCACTGCATATGGAATGGATCTTGCCACTCGTTCAAAAAAAGCAGCATTCAATTTAGAACCAAAACCGGATGCCAGTTGCCACCAGAACACTTCATCCCAATGTTGTTGATTTTGTTGTAGCATCTGGAAGATCTGTTGCGATTTTCTTTCGAGTCTTTCGATCATCAATCTCTCCTTCCATGCAAACCATGTCAATTCATTCAATACGGGCAGGTGATGATGACAAGCTACGGTGCTGATCGTTTGCATCATGTGGGTATAACGCTCCAGCAATAATGTGGAGACCCGATTGGCTAACACGAGTACCGGAATATGTGTGGGTGTAGCACCATCATCTGTCCATACGACATGCAGGATCACATTGTTGTAATGTGTATCGCTGGAATGATTGTGTCGATGCCAATCGGATGAGCGGATATGCAATTCGATATGTCCGGCCCAGATCGTTTGTCCAATCCGAATTTTAGCCGCAGAGAAATCCGGTCCTTGATGGGTATTCAAAGTGCCGGGATGAAGGATCAGTAAAGGATCTCCACTTGTGGTCAATAAATGTTGGGATTGGAAATACTGAAACTGCCAGATGTATTGTAATAAGCGTTCATTCATTGTTCAGGTTTTGCCTGAAAATAAATGTGTCGCTATTGCGGTTTCTACCTGATTTAAGCTTGTATGCGTTCTAACAATTGCACGACCCTGCTCACAGGTAATCCCATCACATTGTAGAAATCTCCTTGGATGGAATGAATCCCTACTACACCGATCCATTCCTGGATGGCATAAGCACCGGCTTTATCATAAGGCTGGTATTTATCAACATAGAAATGGATCTGTTCTGCAGTCAAAGGATGAAACACGACCTCTGTAATATCCGAGAACGCATGTTCTTCTACTCCATTCATCACCACCACTCCTGTGATGACACGATGTGTTTGTCCGGATAAACGTTGCAGAATCTGAATGGCGTCCTCCCTATCCACCGGTTTGCCGATCACTTCATCATTCAATACCACAATGGTATCAGCTGCCAATATCCAACGCTGATCTTCTGCCGACAACTGTTCACGAATGACTTTCGCTTTATTACGTGCAATATGAACAGGCACTTCTTCTATGGCCATGTTTGCAGGAAAAGATTCATCCGTTGCTTGCACAATCACTTCAAAAGAAATTTCAGCCCACTCAAGAAGCATTTTTCTGCGGGGGGATTGGGAGGCGAGGATGATGGGGGATTGGGGCATTGGGGGATCGGGTTATTGGGTTTTGGGTGCTGGGTGCTGGGTGCTAGGTACTGGGTACTGGGGTTATATTTTTTTTATTTTTTCTATCTGCCATGGACTATAGCCCATCGCCTATAAACTATTTGCTATGACCTATTTGCCATGAACCATGGACCATGGACTATGGACTATGGACTATGGACCATCAACCATCTCCCCCTCAGTCGTACAAGCGAAAGAACACCATCGACAGGATGCCTGTTAGCATGACGAATTTTATGATTGTGCTGAGGCGGTGGAAATCGGCGGGGGTGTGTGATTTGAATAGTCGCGTCAAGATCCAGATCAGGGGTGCAATGATGGCGATGAAACAATATAAAGCACTATGCCACCATCCCATGGGTAATACGTAGAACTGTAAGATAACGAGTGCTGCGATCAATACTACTAACCATACTGCTACAAATAATTTCGCTGCATTGACGCCCCATACGATCGGCAAAGTTCTACACTCGTATTTTCTATCACCTTCTATATCTTCCATGTCTTTCACCACTTCTCGGATGAGTGAGATCACAAATGCAAAAGAAGCATAGAGCATGGTCAGTCTGAAGAAACGCACTTCTGCATGTCCGACAGACAGTAGTTGTTTGATCTGTAATGGTTGTTTGGAAAAGAAAAGTATCAATAGTACCCAGGCTGTCAACAATGATATGACTACATTCCCCACCAATAATTGCTTTTTGAAATTGGTGGAATAAAACCAGAGTAATAAAATGCTTCCCATATTCGCCAATACGAGATGCCAGTACAATGAAACAGGCAATGCATATACGGTGAAGAATAATCCCAGCATACTTAACAGCATATGCCAGAAGATGACCCATCGTCTGCTGATGATGGTATTCACCACTACTTTATTCGGCTTGTTGACCTGATCAATATTGAGATCAAAATAATCATTGATGATATTTCCTGCAGCTGCGATACAAACAGAAGCGATGACTATGAACCAGAATTGCTGTCTGTGCTCGGGTTCATCCGGACCATAAATGCGTTCATAGATACAGTACTCAAACAATAATTGCGTGAGTATGATGAATACCATATTGGGCCATCGGATGAGTCGTAAAAATGCAGCGAGTATTTTCAATAGTGAAATTTATGACACAAGATAAGTAATGCAGAAAAAACAAATCGTTATTTCGATGCTACACTGGTATCATCACCCCAGTCATTGCGAAGTTTGAGCACTTTCTCGATCACATCACGCGCACAACCCATCCCTCCTGTCAGATGTGAGATATACAAGGCTTTGTCTTTGATCTCTTGTGCGGCATCGGCCGGACAAGCCGGTAAACCTGCCAGCTGTATAACTTCCAGATCGGGGATATCATCACCCATGTATAAGACTTCTTGTTTGGGTATCTGGTGTTGTGTGAGATAATCGGCGAGTATTTGTTGTTTGTTGTGCGCTTTCATCCACACTTCTGTAACCCCCAACTTATTCAATCGCTCTTGTACTTCCGGAGAATCACCACCGGAGATGATCAATACGCGGTAGCCTCTTTTTACTGCGAGTTGTAAGGCATAGCCATCTTTGATATTCATCTTTCTGGCCATCACGCCATTGGGTAATACTAACAGTGTTCCATCTGTTAATACGCCGTCTACGTCGAAGACGAATGTGGTGATATGTTGAAAGGTATTTAGCATGAATTATTGGGATTTGGATCTTCGTTACTAAAGGCTACTCTCTATTTACTTTTTTGTCTTGACACAAAAAAGTAACAAAAAAAGTCAAGGCTCTAGAAAAAAAGCTACCCTTCGACAAGCTCAGGGTTTCTTCGTTGCGCTACAATGGATGAAGTCTAAAACCAAGCTTTTGTTATAAATGTAACGAATCTGCACTTCATCTGTGGTACTAAGCCAAGCATCATCCATTGCTTAACGCTTCATTGCGTAAATTTCTTAACGCTTTTTTTCTAAGGCCGAAAACGTAAACAATTTGTAATAACCTATATTCTGTTTTCTAGATTACATGGAGTACCCATTATTAAATAGCACGAGGCTTAAGCCCCGTGCTATTTAATAATGATTTTATTTTTGATTGTCTCTCCACTCATACACCCATGCACTTTGGATCATCTCGAGATGTCCTTCGTTGCTTTCTTCGCGCTTTCCTTCGAAATTAGGGATTTGAAGGATCCATTCCAGCAGATCGGTGAAACGTATGCGATAGATTTTACTTTCTGTAAAATCATCCCCAAAACGTTCGTATAATTTCATGGCAATATCTTCATGATCTGCCCAATGTATCGGAGGTTCAAAATGACTCATGGTAATTTAACTTTTAAGCATTGTTCTACTTGTGTGTAACAAGCCTTAATAACCAATCAGGTTTCGTTTGATAACTTTTTTGTTCCTGGGCCACGGGGCCCCGTCCCTGTTTCCGGGCTGCATTGGCCTCTGATCAGATCCGCTTCGCGAGCTCTGATCTGTCTTCGCTACGCTCGACACCGACCCCAATGAGGCCCGTCCACAGGGACTGATTAAGAATGATCATTTTTATCCCGCCTCAGCACTCACTACTCACTACTCACTATTCACAATTGACCATTCACCATTCACTACTCACTACTCCCCCAAAAACTGCGTCTGATCCGGCAAAGTCACTTCAACTTCACCTGATCCATCTTGCAAAACACACTGACATCCTAATCTGGAATTCAGTCGCGGGTTAATGGCTCGATCGATGAAATCTTCTTCTTTATCACTCAACTCTTCTAAATGTTCCATCCCCTTTTCTACATATAGGTGACAGGTACTGCAAGCACATACGGCTCCACAGTTATGATGTAATTCGATCCCATTATCCAGACAAACTTCCAATAAACTTTGATCAGGTTCAATACCTGTTAAAGTAACGGGCTCCAGTCCTTTCTGTTCAAATTTTACCTTAATAGTGTACATATCGGTTCCGTTTGGAGTGCAAAAGTATCTCAAATCAGTTTCTTATGGGCATCTAATCTGATTTTTAGGGCTAAATCATCGGTTTTCGCAACTGACTAGCGTATATGTCCGAATTTGTGCAGGATACTCTGGGTCATTTCGTCATAGATTTTCAACAAAACCGGCTCATCCGCCAATAAAGACCGGTGTTTTTCGATCGTTATGCGGTCTCCCCGGAATGCGGGTCCGGCCTGTACATTTTGGGGATGTTGGGTTTTGATCTGAGCGATCACTCCTTCTATCAAAGGATAAAACCAGGAAAACTGGATCTCTTGCTCCTGACTATAATCGGCTGCCAGATGGTATAAATGATTGGTGAAATTGGACGTGATGGCGGCGATCAAATGCATTTTTAATCGCTTGGCATCATCTGCCTCATGCACCTGATCGGAGATACTGCCTGCCAGTTCACGGATCACTTGTAATGCCTGATCCTTATTGGCATCGATCATGATCGCACACGGACCTAAAGTTGGCATGTTTGTTCGGATCATTTTCATCGGCCATAATACGCCATATTGATCCGCTATGCCATTCAATACCTCTTTTGATACCGCACCCGCCGCATGTACCAATACCCCTTTTTTGATAATGAGTTGTTGCGCTACTTCCTGGATTGACCGATCACTCACGGATACTACAAACAGATCCGCTTCTTGTGGTAAAGCTTGCAGATTTTCAACAGCCACCGTTCCCAGTTCATCCGCTAACAGACGGGCTTTTTCAGGATGTCTG
Above is a genomic segment from Sediminibacterium sp. KACHI17 containing:
- the lipA gene encoding lipoyl synthase, with protein sequence MQELPVVAKVDPTSSKIQKPSWLRVKLPIGESYKHVRGLVDTHKLHTICESGNCPNMGECWGEGTATFMILGNVCTRSCGFCAVATGRPAPVDWDEPQRVAEAIHLMKVKHAVLTSVDRDELKDGGSIIWYNTIKAVKNLNPDTTLETLIPDFKGNADQVQRIIDAAPEVVSHNMETVERLTRQVRVQAKYHRSLDVLRMLKEGGMRTKTGMMLGLGETKEEVVQSMKDLVNVGCDVLTLGQYLQPTKKHLPVQRFVHPDEFAELREIGYDLGFDYVESGPLVRSSYHSEKHVIKGWGRGKWMEEKALLKSE
- a CDS encoding OsmC family protein, whose product is MTSQIIYKGELRTIATHLQSGTSIETDAPTDNQGKGERFSPTDLVATALSACMVTTMAIKARTLNIDLDGTRVDTTKIMLSDPRRIGKIIAHVYFPPTLQLDDKTKELLERTARTCPVERSLHPEMELDMAFYWG
- a CDS encoding DUF2851 family protein encodes the protein MNERLLQYIWQFQYFQSQHLLTTSGDPLLILHPGTLNTHQGPDFSAAKIRIGQTIWAGHIELHIRSSDWHRHNHSSDTHYNNVILHVVWTDDGATPTHIPVLVLANRVSTLLLERYTHMMQTISTVACHHHLPVLNELTWFAWKERLMIERLERKSQQIFQMLQQNQQHWDEVFWWQLASGFGSKLNAAFFERVARSIPYAVVKRHRHHLDEIEALLFGQAKLLHAELKDPYAKTLLRNHRHLKKKYALEAVDGGPVFLRMRPASFPTIRLAQLAMLVHQREHLFDQIRQMNTAEEVMRLFQVKASHYWNMHFNFDDPVSQEPRFVGEQMNLHLMINVVVPILFAYGHEKGNTPYKEKVVHWLYQLAPEQNKITRYWKSAGIPNRSALDTQSLLELHTQYCVNKRCLDCSVGNRLLRG
- a CDS encoding Maf family protein, giving the protein MPQSPIILASQSPRRKMLLEWAEISFEVIVQATDESFPANMAIEEVPVHIARNKAKVIREQLSAEDQRWILAADTIVVLNDEVIGKPVDREDAIQILQRLSGQTHRVITGVVVMNGVEEHAFSDITEVVFHPLTAEQIHFYVDKYQPYDKAGAYAIQEWIGVVGIHSIQGDFYNVMGLPVSRVVQLLERIQA
- a CDS encoding geranylgeranylglycerol-phosphate geranylgeranyltransferase; translation: MKILAAFLRLIRWPNMVFIILTQLLFEYCIYERIYGPDEPEHRQQFWFIVIASVCIAAAGNIINDYFDLNIDQVNKPNKVVVNTIISRRWVIFWHMLLSMLGLFFTVYALPVSLYWHLVLANMGSILLLWFYSTNFKKQLLVGNVVISLLTAWVLLILFFSKQPLQIKQLLSVGHAEVRFFRLTMLYASFAFVISLIREVVKDMEDIEGDRKYECRTLPIVWGVNAAKLFVAVWLVVLIAALVILQFYVLPMGWWHSALYCFIAIIAPLIWILTRLFKSHTPADFHRLSTIIKFVMLTGILSMVFFRLYD
- a CDS encoding HAD family hydrolase, with the protein product MLNTFQHITTFVFDVDGVLTDGTLLVLPNGVMARKMNIKDGYALQLAVKRGYRVLIISGGDSPEVQERLNKLGVTEVWMKAHNKQQILADYLTQHQIPKQEVLYMGDDIPDLEVIQLAGLPACPADAAQEIKDKALYISHLTGGMGCARDVIEKVLKLRNDWGDDTSVASK
- the iscX gene encoding Fe-S cluster assembly protein IscX; the encoded protein is MSHFEPPIHWADHEDIAMKLYERFGDDFTESKIYRIRFTDLLEWILQIPNFEGKREESNEGHLEMIQSAWVYEWRDNQK
- a CDS encoding 2Fe-2S iron-sulfur cluster-binding protein; this encodes MYTIKVKFEQKGLEPVTLTGIEPDQSLLEVCLDNGIELHHNCGAVCACSTCHLYVEKGMEHLEELSDKEEDFIDRAINPRLNSRLGCQCVLQDGSGEVEVTLPDQTQFLGE
- a CDS encoding DUF2520 domain-containing protein — its product is MDVVLIGAGNVGTVLGRTFQQAGHTIKAIWNRHPEKARLLADELGTVAVENLQALPQEADLFVVSVSDRSIQEVAQQLIIKKGVLVHAAGAVSKEVLNGIADQYGVLWPMKMIRTNMPTLGPCAIMIDANKDQALQVIRELAGSISDQVHEADDAKRLKMHLIAAITSNFTNHLYHLAADYSQEQEIQFSWFYPLIEGVIAQIKTQHPQNVQAGPAFRGDRITIEKHRSLLADEPVLLKIYDEMTQSILHKFGHIR